Proteins encoded together in one Impatiens glandulifera chromosome 1, dImpGla2.1, whole genome shotgun sequence window:
- the LOC124919892 gene encoding SAC3 family protein A isoform X1 — protein sequence MMNQGGGRDGYISTAEHNSLQTHNTDSTQGYTPSYHPPSASSEAMPWTSNITVNSNIANMNFPNSNNSDQHVEPSRNIQDGSSLTSAQSTSISGAVSVPPQEYNTYAAYSNTNSHGYSNNGYAGYYSGYQPQSNQPYAQPQPNQPYAQPQSNQPYAQPQSNQPYAQPQSNQPYAQPVGAYQNTGAPYQPNSSFQNTSSYAGTQNYPSSYYNHGDYQTSGVYPSGGYINPTNSWSEGNYGSYASHQYPNYNPDTSGASYSSTAAAAVAASPVQYQQNYKQWPDYYSQTEVTCAPGTEKVSVASTTNPLSSVPATSGYQTLGQTSTPFVPTWRPNSCPSELPSVQTGAVVATGHDGYWKHGTPTFINQSISPQQPQYQLATEKNDTYQNVQDQMKTSGPQSSVQYPAVHQMHHNYQVHAQPSQPVSSVDSRRLSTLQIPTNPRIAPNLPLDLAKSSMETSMISTAEKPVYISVSVPKQTDKTSLQGGADSMIKPGMFPKSLRGYVERALARCKDDSQKAACQAIMKDVITKATANGTLLTHDWDMEPLFHLPSVDEINKDLHYAPTVSSLSKNKRSPSKRPKSRWEPVADEKPVVKSFAAVAAAAAVGSVKFSGWGGFNNNNRKFSTGKPENRGGLSSAKLSTSEPKNINKVPFRPAKRQRPGEGLDVTDNGDASSDSDKEQSLTTYYPSATTLANTPEEKKKRENRSKRFDKGDRHHGEMNHYRPKNVRAGNLYARRANALVLSKNFEDSTAVEDIDWDALTVKGTCQEIEKRYLRLTSAPDPSSVRPEEVLEKALVMVQTAQKNYLYKCDQLKSIRQDLTVQRIRNELTVKVYETHARLAIESGDLPEYNQCQSQLQTLYAEGIKGCHMEFSAYNLLCVMLHSTSSRYLVSAMSRLPVEAKEDEAVKHALAVRRAFTAGNYVLFFRLYKNAPNLNTCLMDLHVEKMRYTALKCMSRACRPTVSIPYIAQVLGFNHTLAPCEMIEEKIDGLEECMEWLKAHGACLISDNTGEMQLDAKASSTTIYMPEPEDAVAHGDPNLAVNDFFAKNVQ from the exons ATGATGAATCAAGGAGGAGGTAGAGATGGGTACATTTCTACTGCGGAACATAATTCCCTTCAG ACACATAATACTGATTCCACCCAAGGATACACACCTTCATATCATCCTCCATCTGCAAGTTCCGAAGCCATGCCCTGGACCTCAAACATCACAGTTAATTCTAACATTGCGAATATGAATTTTCCGAATAGCAACAACAGTGATCAGCATGTTGAGCCTTCAAGGAATATTCAAGATGGCTCTTCTCTTACCTCTGCTCAGTCTACATCGATTTCGGGGGCAGTAAGTGTACCACCACAAGAATACAACACGTATGCAGCATACTCAAATACCAATTCACATGGATATAGCAACAATGGATATGCAGGTTACTATAGTGGCTATCAACCTCAATCAAATCAACCATATGCTCAACCTCAACCAAATCAACCATATGCTCAACCTCAATCAAATCAACCATATGCTCAGCCCCAATCAAATCAACCATATGCTCAACCTCAATCAAATCAACCATATGCTCAACCTGTAGGAGCATACCAAAACACAGGTGCTCCTTATCAGCCTAATTCCTCATTTCAGAATACGTCGTCTTATGCTGGGACTCAAAATTATCCAAGCTCTTACTACAATCATGGTGATTATCAGACATCTGGTGTTTACCCTAGTGGAGGTTATATTAACCCTACCAACTCATGGAGTGAAGGAAATTATGGAAGTTATGCCTCTCATCAATACCCGAATTACAATCCCGACACTAGTGGTGCTTCTTATAGCTCCACTGCTGCTGCGGCCGTTGCTGCTTCTCCAGTTCAGTATCAGCAAAACTACAAGCAATGGCCTGATTACTATAGTCAAACAGAAGTTACATGTGCTCCTGGTACTGAGAAGGTTTCTGTTGCAAGTACAACTAATCCACTGTCCTCTGTGCCTGCCACCAGTGGGTATCAGACATTGGGTCAGACATCAACTCCCTTTGTCCCAACATGGAGGCCCAATTCATGTCCGTCTGAATTGCCTTCAGTGCAG ACTGGTGCAGTAGTTGCTACTGGACATGATGGCTACTGGAAACATGGGACCCCTACTTTCATAAATCAGAGTATTAGTCCTCAACAACCACAATATCAATTGGCCACGGAAAAAAATGATACATATCAAAACGTTCAGGATCAAATGAAGACTTCAGGGCCCCAATCATCTGTACAATATCCTGCTGTGCATCAGATGCATCATAATTACCAGGTGCATGCACAACCTTCCCAACCTGTTTCCTCAGTAGATTCTCGCAGGTTAAGCACACTGCAGATTCCAACAAATCCTCGAATTGCTCCAAATTTGCCTTTGGATCTTGCCAAATCAAGTATGGAGACCTCAATGATCAGTACAGCAGAAAAACCAGTTTATATTAGTGTTTCTGTGCCAAAGCAGACTGATAAAACATCTTTGCAGGGTGGTGCCGATTCTATGATTAAG CCCGGAATGTTTCCGAAATCTTTACGAGGTTATGTTGAACGGGCTCTAGCTCGCTGTAAAGATGATAGTCAGAAAGCGGCTTGCCAGGCTATCATGAAAGAT GTTATCACAAAGGCGACAGCTAATGGTACCCTTTTGACACATGATTGGGATATGGAGCCCCTTTTTCATCTTCCTTCTGTGGATGAAATCAATAAAGA TTTGCATTATGCCCCTACTGTTTCTTCATTGTCAAAGAATAAAAGAAGTCCAAGTAAGCGTCCAAAAAGCAGGTGGGAGCCTGTGGCAGATGAGAAACCGGTTGTAAAGTCATTTGCtgctgttgctgctgctgctgctgttggTTCAGTAAAATTTAGTGGTTGGGGTGGTTTCAATAATAACAACAGGAAG TTTTCTACTGGAAAACCAGAAAATAGAGGTGGTTTGAGCAGTGCTAAACTTTCCACATCAGAAccaaaaaacataaacaaagtCCCATTTAGGCCAGCTAAGAGACAGCGCCCAGGTGAAGGTTTAGATGTGACAGATAATGGTGATGCATCCAGTGATAGCGATAAGGAACAAAGTTTAACGACATATTATCCAAGTGCCACTACCCTTGCAAACACACctgaagaaaaaaagaaacGTGAAAATAGATCAAAACGTTTTGATAAAGGAGATAGGCATCATGGTGAAATGAATCATTACAGGCCAAAAAATGTTAGAGCGGGAAATTTATATGCCAGAAGGGCAAATGCATTGGTACTAAGCAAAAACTTTGAAGATAGTACAGCTGTTGAGGATATTGATTGGGATGCTCTAACTGTCAAGGGGACATGTCAGGAAATTGAAAAACGCTATTTGCGCCTTACATCAGCTCCAGATCCATCCTCT GTAAGACCAGAGGAAGTATTGGAAAAAGCACTGGTAATGGTTCAAACTGCTCAAAAGAATTACCTTTATAAGTGTGATCAATTAAAATCCATTCGCCAAGATTTGACTGTACAGCGTATACGAAATGAGCTCACAGTCAAG GTTTATGAAACGCATGCTCGACTTGCTATTGAATCTGGAGACTTGCCAGAGTATAATCAG TGCCAATCACAGTTGCAGACACTTTATGCAGAGGGAATCAAAGGATGCCACATGGAGTTCTCTGCCTACAATTTACTTTGTGTTATGTTGCACTCTACTAGTAGCAGATATCTTGTGTCAGCGATGTCAAG ATTACCAGTTGAAGCCAAAGAAGACGAGGCTGTAAAACATGCTCTTGCAGTTCGTAGGGCTTTCACTGCTGGGAATTACGTATTGTTCTTTAGACTATACAAGAATGCTCCCAATTTGAACACCTGTCTAATGg ATCTTCATGTTGAAAAGATGCGGTATACAGCATTGAAATGTATGTCTCGTGCTTGTCGACCAACAGTTTCCATTCCGTACATTGCTCAGGTTCTAGGGTTTAACCACACACTGGCTCCCTGTGAAATGATTGAAGAAAAGATAGATGGATTGGAGGAGTGTATGGAATGGTTGAAGGCTCATGGAGCTTGTCTGATCTCTGACAACACTGGAGAAATGCAGCTTGATGCAAAG GCTTCGTCAACAACCATTTACATGCCAGAACCGGAAGATGCTGTAGCTCATGGAGATCCTAATCTTGCTGTAAACGATTTTTTCGCAAAGAATGTACAATAA
- the LOC124919892 gene encoding SAC3 family protein A isoform X2, producing the protein MLSLQGIFKMALLLPLLSLHRFRGHNNGYAGYYSGYQPQSNQPYAQPQPNQPYAQPQSNQPYAQPQSNQPYAQPQSNQPYAQPVGAYQNTGAPYQPNSSFQNTSSYAGTQNYPSSYYNHGDYQTSGVYPSGGYINPTNSWSEGNYGSYASHQYPNYNPDTSGASYSSTAAAAVAASPVQYQQNYKQWPDYYSQTEVTCAPGTEKVSVASTTNPLSSVPATSGYQTLGQTSTPFVPTWRPNSCPSELPSVQTGAVVATGHDGYWKHGTPTFINQSISPQQPQYQLATEKNDTYQNVQDQMKTSGPQSSVQYPAVHQMHHNYQVHAQPSQPVSSVDSRRLSTLQIPTNPRIAPNLPLDLAKSSMETSMISTAEKPVYISVSVPKQTDKTSLQGGADSMIKPGMFPKSLRGYVERALARCKDDSQKAACQAIMKDVITKATANGTLLTHDWDMEPLFHLPSVDEINKDLHYAPTVSSLSKNKRSPSKRPKSRWEPVADEKPVVKSFAAVAAAAAVGSVKFSGWGGFNNNNRKFSTGKPENRGGLSSAKLSTSEPKNINKVPFRPAKRQRPGEGLDVTDNGDASSDSDKEQSLTTYYPSATTLANTPEEKKKRENRSKRFDKGDRHHGEMNHYRPKNVRAGNLYARRANALVLSKNFEDSTAVEDIDWDALTVKGTCQEIEKRYLRLTSAPDPSSVRPEEVLEKALVMVQTAQKNYLYKCDQLKSIRQDLTVQRIRNELTVKVYETHARLAIESGDLPEYNQCQSQLQTLYAEGIKGCHMEFSAYNLLCVMLHSTSSRYLVSAMSRLPVEAKEDEAVKHALAVRRAFTAGNYVLFFRLYKNAPNLNTCLMDLHVEKMRYTALKCMSRACRPTVSIPYIAQVLGFNHTLAPCEMIEEKIDGLEECMEWLKAHGACLISDNTGEMQLDAKASSTTIYMPEPEDAVAHGDPNLAVNDFFAKNVQ; encoded by the exons ATGTTGAGCCTTCAAGGAATATTCAAGATGGCTCTTCTCTTACCTCTGCTCAGTCTACATCGATTTCGGGGGCA CAACAATGGATATGCAGGTTACTATAGTGGCTATCAACCTCAATCAAATCAACCATATGCTCAACCTCAACCAAATCAACCATATGCTCAACCTCAATCAAATCAACCATATGCTCAGCCCCAATCAAATCAACCATATGCTCAACCTCAATCAAATCAACCATATGCTCAACCTGTAGGAGCATACCAAAACACAGGTGCTCCTTATCAGCCTAATTCCTCATTTCAGAATACGTCGTCTTATGCTGGGACTCAAAATTATCCAAGCTCTTACTACAATCATGGTGATTATCAGACATCTGGTGTTTACCCTAGTGGAGGTTATATTAACCCTACCAACTCATGGAGTGAAGGAAATTATGGAAGTTATGCCTCTCATCAATACCCGAATTACAATCCCGACACTAGTGGTGCTTCTTATAGCTCCACTGCTGCTGCGGCCGTTGCTGCTTCTCCAGTTCAGTATCAGCAAAACTACAAGCAATGGCCTGATTACTATAGTCAAACAGAAGTTACATGTGCTCCTGGTACTGAGAAGGTTTCTGTTGCAAGTACAACTAATCCACTGTCCTCTGTGCCTGCCACCAGTGGGTATCAGACATTGGGTCAGACATCAACTCCCTTTGTCCCAACATGGAGGCCCAATTCATGTCCGTCTGAATTGCCTTCAGTGCAG ACTGGTGCAGTAGTTGCTACTGGACATGATGGCTACTGGAAACATGGGACCCCTACTTTCATAAATCAGAGTATTAGTCCTCAACAACCACAATATCAATTGGCCACGGAAAAAAATGATACATATCAAAACGTTCAGGATCAAATGAAGACTTCAGGGCCCCAATCATCTGTACAATATCCTGCTGTGCATCAGATGCATCATAATTACCAGGTGCATGCACAACCTTCCCAACCTGTTTCCTCAGTAGATTCTCGCAGGTTAAGCACACTGCAGATTCCAACAAATCCTCGAATTGCTCCAAATTTGCCTTTGGATCTTGCCAAATCAAGTATGGAGACCTCAATGATCAGTACAGCAGAAAAACCAGTTTATATTAGTGTTTCTGTGCCAAAGCAGACTGATAAAACATCTTTGCAGGGTGGTGCCGATTCTATGATTAAG CCCGGAATGTTTCCGAAATCTTTACGAGGTTATGTTGAACGGGCTCTAGCTCGCTGTAAAGATGATAGTCAGAAAGCGGCTTGCCAGGCTATCATGAAAGAT GTTATCACAAAGGCGACAGCTAATGGTACCCTTTTGACACATGATTGGGATATGGAGCCCCTTTTTCATCTTCCTTCTGTGGATGAAATCAATAAAGA TTTGCATTATGCCCCTACTGTTTCTTCATTGTCAAAGAATAAAAGAAGTCCAAGTAAGCGTCCAAAAAGCAGGTGGGAGCCTGTGGCAGATGAGAAACCGGTTGTAAAGTCATTTGCtgctgttgctgctgctgctgctgttggTTCAGTAAAATTTAGTGGTTGGGGTGGTTTCAATAATAACAACAGGAAG TTTTCTACTGGAAAACCAGAAAATAGAGGTGGTTTGAGCAGTGCTAAACTTTCCACATCAGAAccaaaaaacataaacaaagtCCCATTTAGGCCAGCTAAGAGACAGCGCCCAGGTGAAGGTTTAGATGTGACAGATAATGGTGATGCATCCAGTGATAGCGATAAGGAACAAAGTTTAACGACATATTATCCAAGTGCCACTACCCTTGCAAACACACctgaagaaaaaaagaaacGTGAAAATAGATCAAAACGTTTTGATAAAGGAGATAGGCATCATGGTGAAATGAATCATTACAGGCCAAAAAATGTTAGAGCGGGAAATTTATATGCCAGAAGGGCAAATGCATTGGTACTAAGCAAAAACTTTGAAGATAGTACAGCTGTTGAGGATATTGATTGGGATGCTCTAACTGTCAAGGGGACATGTCAGGAAATTGAAAAACGCTATTTGCGCCTTACATCAGCTCCAGATCCATCCTCT GTAAGACCAGAGGAAGTATTGGAAAAAGCACTGGTAATGGTTCAAACTGCTCAAAAGAATTACCTTTATAAGTGTGATCAATTAAAATCCATTCGCCAAGATTTGACTGTACAGCGTATACGAAATGAGCTCACAGTCAAG GTTTATGAAACGCATGCTCGACTTGCTATTGAATCTGGAGACTTGCCAGAGTATAATCAG TGCCAATCACAGTTGCAGACACTTTATGCAGAGGGAATCAAAGGATGCCACATGGAGTTCTCTGCCTACAATTTACTTTGTGTTATGTTGCACTCTACTAGTAGCAGATATCTTGTGTCAGCGATGTCAAG ATTACCAGTTGAAGCCAAAGAAGACGAGGCTGTAAAACATGCTCTTGCAGTTCGTAGGGCTTTCACTGCTGGGAATTACGTATTGTTCTTTAGACTATACAAGAATGCTCCCAATTTGAACACCTGTCTAATGg ATCTTCATGTTGAAAAGATGCGGTATACAGCATTGAAATGTATGTCTCGTGCTTGTCGACCAACAGTTTCCATTCCGTACATTGCTCAGGTTCTAGGGTTTAACCACACACTGGCTCCCTGTGAAATGATTGAAGAAAAGATAGATGGATTGGAGGAGTGTATGGAATGGTTGAAGGCTCATGGAGCTTGTCTGATCTCTGACAACACTGGAGAAATGCAGCTTGATGCAAAG GCTTCGTCAACAACCATTTACATGCCAGAACCGGAAGATGCTGTAGCTCATGGAGATCCTAATCTTGCTGTAAACGATTTTTTCGCAAAGAATGTACAATAA